A section of the Bacillus spongiae genome encodes:
- a CDS encoding GNAT family protein, translating into MLKKRELEDCKELFDLMIHPDVFPFVRQKVYSYEEFLFLTRQVMEQEERGEIISRTILNEWGNPIGLINLFDINDHCGFLGTWLGKPYHGKGYNQPAKEAFFNELFYQLEIENIFLRIRKQNIRSNKAALKLPYVKLANTRQTSLLESINQDQGLYNIFEISRDQYTFYLARNANDMLENEPIEA; encoded by the coding sequence ATGCTTAAAAAACGAGAGCTTGAGGACTGTAAAGAATTATTTGACTTGATGATTCACCCAGATGTCTTCCCTTTTGTGCGCCAAAAAGTATATTCATATGAAGAATTTTTGTTTTTAACTCGTCAAGTAATGGAACAAGAAGAGCGTGGAGAAATAATCTCCCGTACCATTTTAAATGAGTGGGGTAATCCAATTGGATTAATTAATTTGTTTGATATTAATGATCACTGTGGATTCCTAGGTACGTGGCTAGGGAAGCCATATCATGGTAAAGGGTACAACCAGCCAGCAAAAGAAGCATTCTTTAACGAACTTTTTTATCAGTTAGAAATTGAAAATATTTTTCTGCGTATTCGTAAACAAAATATTCGATCAAACAAAGCTGCACTAAAGTTACCTTACGTAAAACTAGCAAATACTAGACAGACTTCACTATTAGAAAGTATAAATCAGGATCAAGGTTTATATAATATATTTGAAATTTCAAGGGATCAATATACATTTTATCTAGCGCGAAATGCGAATGATATGTTAGAAAATGAACCGATAGAAGCATAA
- a CDS encoding Ger(x)C family spore germination protein — protein MLKQLIILSICSMLLSGCYTSYGIDDLAMVNAIAYDLSAEEDTYLDITAVYPRATETGNIYEKLTASGNSTKDIDIDIMGQSSLEIVNGQLEIMLYGEDLANKGIFPVIQTALKNPNIGSRVKIAIAKGKANDVLSTKLEKEPNIGLYLDTMLEKFDNTFVFPSVNLFEFTRSYYDDGIDPFLPVFKSTENSIDFDSFALFDEDKLITTIDKEQAVFLFFLRENFDKGLLDIDLEKGEVDHHIHLSYVRNKHKSQVKKLEDNRFSVTIDVEVTGELEEYTGDLKIDEPNEQKKLEKIIKENVDKETNAIINFLQENNVDTLGIGENVRNSLTHSEWKKLDWDKIYPEIEVTVDSTIKIRDIGKFNQDGGMSNFY, from the coding sequence ATGTTAAAACAATTAATCATCCTATCAATATGCTCGATGTTATTAAGTGGATGTTATACAAGCTATGGGATAGATGACCTAGCGATGGTCAATGCAATCGCATATGATTTATCGGCCGAAGAGGATACTTACCTAGATATAACAGCCGTATACCCTCGTGCTACTGAAACAGGAAATATTTATGAGAAGTTAACAGCGTCAGGAAATTCAACGAAGGATATTGATATTGATATAATGGGGCAATCTAGTCTGGAAATAGTAAATGGACAGCTAGAAATTATGTTATATGGTGAAGATTTAGCAAATAAAGGAATCTTCCCGGTTATCCAAACAGCATTAAAAAACCCTAATATTGGTTCAAGAGTGAAAATTGCAATAGCGAAAGGAAAAGCAAATGATGTACTTAGTACTAAATTAGAAAAAGAACCAAATATCGGACTATATTTAGACACAATGCTAGAGAAGTTTGATAATACATTTGTTTTTCCTTCAGTAAATTTGTTCGAGTTTACTAGGTCGTATTATGATGATGGGATTGATCCTTTTTTACCAGTATTTAAATCAACTGAAAATAGTATTGATTTTGATAGTTTCGCTTTATTTGATGAAGATAAACTAATTACGACTATTGATAAAGAACAGGCTGTGTTCTTATTCTTCTTAAGAGAAAATTTTGATAAAGGATTGCTGGATATTGATTTGGAAAAAGGAGAAGTTGATCATCACATTCACCTTTCATATGTACGTAACAAGCATAAGTCTCAGGTGAAAAAACTGGAAGATAATCGTTTTTCTGTAACGATTGACGTTGAAGTAACAGGGGAACTAGAGGAGTACACGGGTGACTTAAAAATTGATGAACCGAATGAACAAAAGAAGTTAGAAAAGATAATCAAAGAGAACGTTGATAAAGAAACGAATGCAATTATTAATTTTCTTCAGGAAAATAATGTAGATACTTTAGGAATCGGTGAAAATGTTAGGAATTCACTAACACATAGTGAATGGAAGAAGCTAGATTGGGATAAAATCTATCCTGAAATTGAAGTGACGGTTGACTCAACAATAAAAATAAGAGATATAGGGAAGTTTAACCAAGATGGAGGGATGTCAAATTTTTACTAA
- a CDS encoding phosphoribulokinase encodes MEKLLEEIISWVNRSNEQIIIGISGHGAAGKTTFSKRLVSLLNKNEVNYINTDPYIISSTVRKHTMIDYTYQNEHHHYKMTACHPAAHHLPSLERDVEMVKEGLDLYTINTHNRKRELVSSKNKITIVEGMSVGFINPKLFDLKIYFYTDGETELMRRSRRDIVERGTDINYLRHSHEERRIQYEVFMHQYSQHFDIVIKTTHEGIRFDKNSFEFNCKKTNTI; translated from the coding sequence ATGGAAAAATTATTAGAAGAAATCATCTCTTGGGTCAATAGGTCTAATGAGCAGATTATCATTGGCATTTCAGGACATGGTGCTGCTGGAAAAACAACATTTTCCAAGAGACTCGTAAGCCTATTAAATAAAAATGAAGTGAATTACATTAACACAGACCCATATATTATTAGTTCAACTGTACGAAAGCATACAATGATCGACTATACTTATCAAAACGAACATCATCACTACAAAATGACCGCTTGTCATCCAGCAGCTCATCATTTACCTTCCTTAGAAAGAGACGTAGAGATGGTGAAAGAGGGTTTAGATTTATATACGATCAATACTCATAATAGGAAGCGTGAGTTAGTTTCCTCGAAAAACAAAATAACGATTGTTGAAGGTATGAGTGTAGGATTTATTAATCCTAAATTATTTGATTTAAAAATATATTTTTATACAGATGGTGAAACAGAGTTAATGAGAAGGTCGAGACGTGATATTGTTGAAAGAGGAACGGATATCAATTATTTAAGACATTCTCATGAAGAACGTCGGATTCAATACGAAGTGTTTATGCATCAGTACAGTCAGCATTTTGATATTGTTATCAAAACTACTCATGAAGGAATACGTTTTGACAAAAATTCATTTGAATTTAACTGCAAAAAAACGAATACTATATAA
- a CDS encoding GerAB/ArcD/ProY family transporter, translating to MGERLQPYQVIMLLYMIQIGVGIFSLPRMTAETFGTNGWIGLILISLLVTLNILLIGLVFYYGKGRSIFQIIDDNLPKFLSFLLYIAIAILWSSLAVFIAKDFELLILMLYYPTLPESVFIILALYIAYRLTRGGIIHIAKTATIFFSTILIVFILAFHIPEFSFERLTPFIFSGEKELLNGGLNLYFSFLGYELSLLFIPFMAKNNTPFKPMLYAHFLLTFIYLITCFMAYGFFSFEQLLHESFPVLSMFEYVELPFLERTENIITHFFIWEVFATVVAFFWGADQMVRQALPKLSPKVSIISLLLLSFTISLTVDIVRDVEKWIFLLRSMELLVAVTLPILLLILIGLSKIRKN from the coding sequence ATGGGAGAAAGACTTCAGCCATACCAAGTAATAATGTTACTCTATATGATTCAAATAGGGGTAGGTATTTTTAGTCTACCTCGTATGACTGCTGAAACTTTTGGTACAAATGGATGGATAGGGTTGATTCTCATATCACTTTTAGTCACCTTAAATATCCTTCTAATTGGATTAGTATTTTATTATGGAAAAGGTCGCAGTATTTTTCAGATTATCGATGACAACCTCCCAAAGTTTCTTTCCTTCTTGCTTTATATTGCTATAGCAATACTATGGAGCAGTCTTGCAGTATTTATCGCAAAAGATTTTGAACTTCTCATTTTAATGTTGTATTACCCTACTCTACCTGAATCTGTTTTTATTATTTTAGCCTTATACATCGCATACAGACTCACACGAGGAGGAATTATTCATATAGCCAAAACAGCAACTATTTTCTTTAGTACAATCTTAATTGTGTTTATTCTAGCATTCCATATACCTGAATTTAGTTTTGAACGGCTAACACCTTTTATATTTAGTGGAGAAAAGGAGCTTCTAAATGGTGGGTTAAACCTCTATTTTAGTTTCTTGGGGTATGAATTATCTTTACTTTTCATACCATTCATGGCAAAAAACAATACGCCATTTAAACCGATGTTATATGCTCATTTTTTATTAACGTTTATCTATCTTATTACTTGCTTTATGGCCTATGGCTTTTTTAGTTTTGAACAATTATTACATGAATCCTTCCCCGTTTTAAGTATGTTTGAATATGTCGAACTCCCATTCCTGGAGAGAACTGAAAATATTATTACTCATTTTTTCATATGGGAAGTATTTGCTACTGTCGTTGCTTTTTTTTGGGGAGCAGATCAAATGGTCAGGCAAGCACTTCCTAAGCTATCACCAAAGGTCTCCATTATCAGTTTACTTTTACTCTCATTCACCATATCTCTTACTGTGGACATAGTAAGGGATGTAGAAAAATGGATATTTCTCCTTAGGTCAATGGAATTATTAGTGGCTGTTACTCTGCCAATTTTACTTTTAATACTTATTGGACTTTCAAAAATAAGGAAAAATTAG
- a CDS encoding DUF2179 domain-containing protein, protein MLTVPLIFLLQIIYVPILTLRTIFLVKNRTKTAAGMGLLEAIIYIVSLGIVFNDLTNIFNIAAYVIGFSVGLLLGGTIEKKLAIGYVTYQVSLLEKNMELVHVLRTSGFGVTVFEGEGIDSNTRYRLDIISQRSREGELLDIINHNAPKAFLTSYEIRSFKGGFMTSSMKKRFKVFKKNKIKTANENESI, encoded by the coding sequence ATGCTTACTGTTCCATTAATATTTTTATTACAAATTATATACGTACCAATTCTAACGCTTCGAACCATCTTCTTAGTAAAAAATAGAACGAAAACAGCAGCAGGAATGGGATTATTAGAGGCCATTATTTATATCGTAAGTTTAGGAATTGTATTTAATGATTTAACCAACATTTTCAATATTGCTGCCTATGTGATTGGATTTAGTGTAGGTTTATTACTTGGAGGCACTATCGAGAAGAAATTGGCGATTGGATATGTTACGTATCAAGTTAGTTTGTTAGAAAAGAATATGGAGTTAGTTCATGTATTAAGAACATCTGGATTTGGGGTAACGGTATTCGAAGGAGAAGGCATCGATTCAAATACTAGATATCGTTTAGACATCATTTCTCAACGATCCAGAGAAGGAGAATTACTAGACATTATTAATCATAATGCACCAAAGGCATTTTTAACTTCATATGAGATTCGGTCATTTAAAGGAGGATTTATGACATCCTCAATGAAGAAAAGGTTCAAGGTATTTAAAAAAAATAAGATAAAAACTGCAAATGAAAATGAATCCATTTAA